A section of the Acidobacterium capsulatum ATCC 51196 genome encodes:
- a CDS encoding flagellar FlbD family protein, whose protein sequence is MISLTRLNGAPFVVNSDLIKSMEASPDTMLTLIHGEKIVVLESCDEVIERMTAYRVKVLARLAHDLPEAAARLSAHSAGEADMAREAYQEFKRQGIVPDLAAVHRRRSQD, encoded by the coding sequence ATGATTTCTCTGACTCGTTTGAATGGAGCCCCTTTTGTCGTCAACAGCGACCTCATCAAGTCGATGGAGGCCTCGCCCGATACGATGCTGACCCTGATTCATGGGGAAAAGATCGTGGTACTGGAGAGCTGCGATGAGGTGATCGAGCGCATGACCGCCTACCGGGTGAAGGTGCTGGCGCGGCTGGCCCATGACCTGCCGGAGGCGGCGGCGCGGCTGAGCGCGCACTCCGCCGGGGAAGCAGACATGGCGCGAGAAGCTTATCAGGAGTTCAAGCGCCAGGGCATTGTGCCCGATCTGGCGGCCGTTCACCGGCGCCGCTCGCAGGACTAG